The genomic stretch ACAATAGCTGACATTCATTGAAAACTTGCTATTTGGTGGGAACTGTTCTAATCTACTTTAAGGAATTAACCTTTAATCCTTCTACCCGGTATGGGAATTTACTACGCACGTCACAGTCAAAGAGCCTACACACTTAAAAGTGGCAGAACTGGGTCTTGAACCACTGGATCTTTTGACTTTAGAActtattcttttcattattaaTAAGTGTAttcatgtgagtatgtgtacatgtattttgagtgtgtatgtgcatgtatgctcatgtatgcatgtgtatatgcatgtgtgcacacatgtctgtgagtgtgttcatgtatgtgtatacatgtgtacttgTAAGTTCATGGgtgttatgtatgtgcatgtgcatgcatggtgtGGGAGTTGGTCCTTTTCTTCagccatgtgggtctcagggatttaGTTCTGTCTACCTGCTGggtaagccatcttgccagctcaagAACTCAGACTCTTAACCTGTTGCCCTGTTGTCTTTTTAAATACTGAGTTGTGCCAGCATGATCTTTTCTGTAgcttaaagaaaaacacagaaattaaaaGTAGTAGCACAGAATGGTGTGCTTAGCTGAACTTGTAAATGCAGTTCATTTGATTTTCGGTTATGTGTATGGCCCTGAGTTCAGACTGCAGGATTTCAGTGGGAAACTTTGAGCCTGCAGCTAGTCCTTCCCCTGGGGGATTACTCACCTCAAACTCACATTTGCTggggagtgtgggggggggggtaggaatAAGCAATTGTGACTTGTTAACTACCCTTTTTTGCTGTtgactgtggtttttgttttttgttggtttggtttggtttggtttggttttcattgtagcctggactggcctggaactcattatgtaaatcAGGCTTGCCTCCCAACCCACAGAGACCCTtgggtctgcctctgcctcccaagaaagGCAACTAGCTCTGTTTAAAGATGTGCAAAATGAGAATCAAGTGGGATGCTCTAAGCTGTTTCTTAAGCATAGCTTCAAGGATAAGTATTCTTAAGTGTTTTGAGTACtgattttttgtaattttttttttttaaagcaaaaccaGTGGTTGTTAATACCACCCCTGTACGGATGTCAGTTCCATTTGTCCAAGCTCAGGCTGTTAAGCAAGTGAGTATTGTGTAGCTTCTCCATTTTTCCCAAAGGgcaatttacttttttttttttttttttttctgagacaaggtttctctgtgtagccctggctgtcctggaactcactctgtagaccaggctggcctcgaactcagaaatccacctgcctctgcctcccaagtgctgggattaaaggcatgcgccaccaccgcccggcggcaaTTTACTTTTTAGTTATAAGAAGCTGTGCATGGTGACCCATgcatttaatcacagcacttggggagcagagacaggtggatctctgagtcagACCTGGCCAGCCTAGTCCATAGAGccagtttcaggatagccaaggctatatagagaaaacctgttttgaaaaacaagaaaaaaattgatgTATAAGAGATTTATACTGAATTAAGCTCCCATAAAAttaatagtttttattatttagtcacaaattttcttttttttaaaggttgttcCAAAACCAATCAATTCAACTTCACAGATTGTAACTACGAGCCAGCCACAACAACGGCTCATCATGCCTGCTACACCACTGCCTCAGATCCAGCCCAACCTCACTAACCTGCCACCAGGTACTGTGTTGGCACCAGCTCCAGGCACAGGGAATGTGGGTTATGCAGTGCTTCCGGCTCAGTATGTTACACAGGTACGTGGGGGTGAAGGGACTGTGCTTTGGAAATACTGTTTGCCCTTAAGAATGTCTAGCTCCACCGAATTCTAATACAGTGTAATCATCAGCTTTGTACTAAACTGACTCTTTCTAAAATGTTATattaattgaatttatttttgtttagaatTTACAGATCTACAGCAGAAATAAGATTTAAAAGTTGGGTAATTTGGAATAGTTTTGTGATAGGGTAAGACTATAGATAAGCATTTTACAAAGTTGACATTCATTACAAATCAGAATCCCGGTGAATGTAGGGAAGATTGCCTACACTAATGTTCCATCTGCACACACAAATAGGATGCTGCTGGCTTGTGCTTGAAGATAGGCTGTCAGGTACATTTCTTGGGgacctttttgagacaggatctcactttaGCATAGGGTGGCATGGAGTTCACCATGCCTCTGCCTTCGGAGTGCTGGGAGGATGAGCATGAACCTCAGTTTTCAGCCAAGGTGTCATGTTTCCTGTGCTTGCACAGCCGTGCAGAATAGAAGCTACATATGGTTCCCCCTTCCCCCTTGTTGTTTGTGATGTGATAAATAATACAGTACCTGCTTCCCAGTGGGGGCACATTGCATTTCTCACTTAATAGATGGTATTCTGGTATTGCAGGACATTCACTTAGAATTTCCTATAACCCTGACATGGTCCTTTGTGAGgtgatatttttatatctataccATTCAATGTTGTTAGACATTCATGCTATTTCATGAATAGTGTTGGTTGAGGTCTTTAAAAACACCATCAGGTTTATATGAAATTCCACACTGCTTTTTATCTTTGGGTAGACATGCTTCTTGTACATTGTTATGTGTGAGAATGCTATCAATTTTTGCAAATATTATCTAAACTTGTTTCTTTGCTAATAGTTGCAGCAGTCTTCATATGTGTCTATAGCAAGCAGCTCTAACTTTACTGGGACATCTGGCATCCAGACACAGGCGAGACTGCCATTCAATGGGTAAGGAgtctgaaaatatataaatttaattattaagtCAGTTTAAGTGCAGCATTAAATAGATTTATTCTAAATATATTccgtttgtttttcctttaaagctGTGTATTTGTCTAAAGTACTGTATTTTGAAATAGTTGAAAAAAACAAGTTTAGAGACCATCAGCGACAGACTCCCTCATGTCCAATGCCAGTTTTGCCCTGTTTTCCACTCGCTGTGAACGTTTGTAAAGTGATGTTTAGTGCTGTTTTTCACGTTGGGTGTTTGCTCTGTGTCACTGTTTGGCAGCTCTTTGCTGcctttgcgctctctctctctctctctttctctctttctttctctctctctctctctctctctctctctctctctctctctctctctctctctctctcggcctGTGAACCGTGCAGAGTGAACCAGCCCATTCCGTCCCAcaaacccctccccctcctcactcctTCCTTCATAATGAAACTCTGGGAGCTTTTAAAGCTTTCAGCCTCAGTTCTGGCAgagagaagagtgtgtgtgatgtgttctTAAGCAATTGttgataatagtttttaaaatgcaaaggAAACATCCTAATAAAGTTTTGCCAGAAATAGAAGCATTTATTAATGTTTTACTTTAGGAAGAGTTTATAGATTGGAGGTTGTCTTTCTAGTTGTAAGTaactaattgatttttttttgtgtgtgtgtatgtgtgtctggacAGCATAATTCCATCCGAGTCTGCCAGTCGGCCCAGAAAACCCTGTAACTGTACAAAATCACTGTGTTTGAAATTGTGAGTAGTTTTATTACTGTTTGCTTATTTGATATAACTACACATGTTCTTACAATGAAATGAAGCTAGTTGGCATGGGAATATAAGTCAAATAGTTCTCACATCTGAACATGCAGTCAGAAGGAGCCTGTGCTTCATGGTGCTCAGGCCACCTGAGCTGCATGGAGCCCTggaggtagatagatgatagagctAACTACAAATTCCTAACAGAAATGTAATTAAGTCTAAACAGTTTAAATCTAAATGTAAATGGATGGACATACGTTGTAGCATGAAAACCATCCTTTTATTGattcagaagaaaataatctGTGCATGGTGACCTATtgtctataatcctagctctGAGGAGACTGGGGCAGGAAGATTGACAGTTCCAAGTCATCCTAGACTATCTGTAatgtgagtccaggacagcctaTGGTTAagactctgtctggaaaaactacaacaaacaaaaacagaaggaactaATTTTAGAGTCCTCCATACACCAGCAGGGTCTAGGGTCCCAGCAAAATGAGACCTAGGTTATGTCTCAATATTAATAGTTTCATCTTGTTTATGATCTTATATGTAGTTCTCCCAAGTCAGGGAATACTTGTAGTTTTACAAGTCATTAGATAAGGAGCtaagagagttggctcagtggttaaaagcacttgttggtCTTGCAGAGGATAAGGGTTTGATTCTTAACACCCAagtggttgctcacaaccatctgactTCAATCTTAGcacatccaatgccctcttctgacctccaggggcaccaggcatgcaagtggtacatATGCAGgcgaaacactcatacacagaaaataagtaaattaaaaaacataagtTCACTGGTTGAATAATTTTCTTAGGAAAGTACATGAAGAGTACTGTTCCCGTTGGAGATTCAGGGTCTCAGGGAGCACTGTCCAGTTCTGTGGGTTTTTTGTAAGAATCAGGCCCAGCTCCTTTTCCTCAGGATTTTGAAATAACTCAAGGGCAGTGGCGCtcagatttctgagctcgaggccagcctggtctacagagtgagttccatgatagccagggctacacagagaaaccctttctcgaaaaatcaaacaaacaaacaaacaaacaaacaaaacaaaaaaaggaataacTCAATGAAGGGCATCTGTTGGCTGGAAAGATTTTTAGTTTTTAGGATGAAATTCCAGGAGTTGGTGGCTCTCATATATGGTGACAGTCTGTTTTTGGTGTTAACTCTGTATCTAAGAATTTCTGTGTACATTCTGATGTACCATATTTGTAGTCAGCTAattgctaattttattttaaagtgaggttttaattttattctgattttatcTTCAGATACTGTGATTGCTTTGCAAATGGTGAATTCTGCAACAACTGCAATTGTACCAATTGTTACAACAATTTGGAGCACGAGAATGAGAGACAAAAGGCAATAAAGGTGACCCTTGCAAGTGACTGACAAACATTCCTCTTACATATTGTTAAGAAGGGTTGCTTTATCAGGAGAAATCCTGATTCTTTACCTGTGAGGTATTTGAGTCCAGTCCACAGTTTAACCTCCGGTGCTGTTTGGTCTGTTCCCAAAGGCGTGCCTTGATAGAAATCCGGAAGCCTTCAAGCCAAAGATAGGGAAAGGCAAAGAGGGGGAGTCGGATCGGCGGCACAGCAAGGGCTGTAACTGCAAACGGTCGGGGTGCCTTAAGAACTACTGTGAGTGCTATGAGGTGAGTACTTGCTGGGGAAGATAACCTCGCTGTCTTTTGAGATGATTTGAAATTGGCAAATCACTGTGCTGTTACTTTTGAAAATAAGCAGGTAGTGCAAAGGCCTTTGAGGAAGGCCTGGAACCTTCTAAGCAGGGCTTGAAAAGAGCCATTAGGTTCATCATTCAAATGGGGTTGGCTTCATCAGTGAGATATATGATTATAACTTAATGGCCTTTACTTGGAAGCATGTAAATCATAACACCAGTGTGCTAGTTTTTCACTTAAGATATTAACACAGACACATAGTAACTACACCAGAGGTTCTCAGTGACAGCTCAATACTACCCACCTAGCCCCATGGGctgtttaaatatttatggaCATCAAATAGCATCTATGCTGAGGTAGCCCTGAAATAAAGGCTGTCTCCCTTGAGCACTGCTCTGTAGAAGGAGGCACATGGGATGCAGATGACTTACTGCTCTCTGTGAGCTCAGAGAATCCCTTCTCACTGCTTCCATTACTTGCAGCCAGCTGGCTTCACTCCTGGGCCTCCTGACTTCCCTGGAGAATGTGCTTGCTGCTCTGTCTTGAGAAGTCATGTGTAAAATTATTTGCttcttcagacaaggtctcaaactatcacttttttattttcaaagcttAAATGTAACAGTCTGTCTGCCTGTGCCCAATGTTAAACTTTTGAATTGAGTCATTCCTATAGTTAGTTCTTctatatttgcattcttttaaatgtcatttttagaGGGAAACTCCTTCCATACTCAATTTTGATGGACAGTTCTCtaaggttttattgctctgaagagacaccataaccaaggcaactcttggtttttcgagacagggtttctctgtgtagccctggctgtcctggaactcattctatagaccaggctggcctcgaactcagaaatctgcctgcctctgcctcccaagtgctgggattaaaagtgaggaccaccactgcctggccccaaggcaactcttataaaggacaacatttaaattggggccggcttacagtttcagaggttcagtccattatcatcatgtcaggagGCATGGCATCATTTAGGCAGACTcggtgctggaggagccgagagttgTACATCGTGATCCAAGGGCAGTCAGGAGAGGGTCTCTTTCACCCTAGGAGGAGCTTGTGCATAGGACCTcgaaagcccatgcccacagtgatgcacttcctccaacaaggccacacctcttccaacaaggctatactttGCAGTAGTGCCACTTTTCATGGGCCAAGCTTATTTAatccaccacattccactccctggtccccataggcttgttcaaacacatgggtctatgggagccatatctagccatagcataataaaaagtacatttagtccaacttccaaagtccccatagtctatagcagaaTCAACAGTGTTAacagtccaaagttcaaagtctcttctgagattcatgcaatctcttaattgtaatcccttaagaaatcaaaatcagaaagcagaTCACATGCgtccaacatcacaggatatgCATTACTGTTCCACATGTCATAACAGAAACTACTGGACCAAACTACAAGACCAAAACCCAGCTAGGCAGATTCCAGACTCTGCATCGTCATGTCTTTCAGCTTGGTTGGTTGCAACACAGTTCTTTTTTGGGGGGCtgtttccactccctgttagcagctttcctcagcagatagcccacagttctggcatctttaacatctAGGGGTCTCCAAGCTAACTTCAACATCACAGCTgcttgtttcagtgtctgggatccacatctaatcttctgggctcctccaaagggctgggtCACttgtccagctctgccctctatagcactctaggctctggttgactcatttccactgctgctgctgttcttggtgatcatcccatgctACTGGCATCTCCATTACATTGCATCTTCTACTACATACATGGCATCTTCTTCTACAACCAGgcttcacaaatagcctctcatagcctttcttcatggtgccaaacctcaaaCCCTTTGCATGACCCATCATTCCTGGGGCATCAACTgtcactgaggctgcacctttacCAGTGGCCTTCCActgcctctcacagtgccaagcctcagctgctctccatgaccccttcatgccttcaaaaccagtatcacctgggtgattcttatacATTTCCAAGTCTAGCTGCAACACGAGGTACAATCTTGGctctctctggaacacagcttctctgtgctctcagaaatcACTTCCCATATTTCACCTTGGTAAAACATTtctcttaatcaccactaatttcttagctccagttaGCCAGCATCAATTGTCACAGTAAcctcttctattcttgactctacaGCTAGAGCCATGTGACCttagctgctgagttctgctgcatGCTGGGGCTGGCCCCCTTGTTCTAGTACATCCTTCACTGCCTgacttggctgtcctagaacttgctctgtaaactgactttgaactcagagatttggcGGCCTGTCTCCTGAACACTTGcttaaaggtgtggtccaccaCAGCTGGATCCAAGCTTTTCTGtacttggaacttgctcagtatcaggctggtcctgaactcaagagatcttctctttgtctcttgagattaaaggtgtgtgccaccatgcctggacctatgCTTTTCATGGACATTATGCCTTAAGATCTGGTTCAAAAGCCAGTGTCTTCCCGCTTtcagatctggatcacaggtgtgcccttcatttctggactgtagttcatttcaggttaaaagtccaaatgaaaacaataaccaggtaataataatgcctaacgtTCTGTAGCCATTCTATAGCCATTCTATAGTCTgttgttcaactgcaaacacacaaacagtaAGGTTAGCTAGGTGACATCTTGCCCCAGGTCACTACTCCGTTAATTCTGTTTATTATGCTTGAatacaggatttagctccataGCACTTtccttgaaccatacattttgtatttttccattcTCAGCTTGCTATCCTTGATCAAAATGTTCCTCATAAGAATGAACCTCAGGTCAGAGTCTAAACTTGGTTgatttgagacttcctttgtcagtgtAATTAATCTGAATATCTATATCTTAgcttcaggcagactcttcagacagaGCGAAAAGCAGTTACATTCTTTACCAAGGTGTCACAAGAATGGTCTTTGGGCCGCATAtgctgaaaattttctcctctgaaacctctagagCCAGGCTTCCCAATTCAAGTCGCCCTCAGCCACGAAGTCTTctatattcctactaggatggcccattaagccccacttaaagcattctactgctttccaaGGTCTTGGAATCCACATTCCTCTAAATAAAAGAACAGTCAGACCTATTATAGCAATACCCTACTCCTGGTACCATCTTCTGTgttggttagggttttattgctgtgcagagacacggtgaccaaggcaagtcttaaaaaaggacaacatttattttgggctggcttatagtttcagaggttcggtCCTTATCATCAGTGGGAAACATGGCATCATGTGGGCACACTTGTGCTGGATGacccgagagttctacatctgatgCAAAGGCAGGCCAGGAGGAGGATCTAATCTGCCCTGGgcagagcttaagcataggacTCAAAGCCCACTCTCACTGTGatgcatttcctccaacaaggctacacccccTCCTACAAGGCCAGTGAGATGCCTTTtaggacaaagcaaacaaaacaagaatgtttactgttcttccaaaggtctcaGGTTTTGTTCCCTGACAGGCAGCTTGTGATAACTCCTTGTAAGTCTATCTCTAGGGATTTGATCCTGGCTTCCTCCGCATTCCTGAGATGCACAACGATAGACACAACACACTTAATGAGAAAAACAGTACTGAAAAACCCAAACCTTCCACTGCTAATATGTCTCTACTCTGAGAGGTCAAGGTTTTCTCTCTTCATCATTAGGTACTTCAGAAATAGTGTTTTGGGAATCTAAGAATGTAGCTCAGATCCCTAACTATGGggtacagacctgtaatcccaatacttaggtagaggcaagtggatctggaATTCAAAGTCGTCTTGTGTTGTGTAATGaggtcaagaccagcctgagataTATGCTGCTCTACCAACCCCCCAAATCAAACAGATATATTAGCAAGAAAAACACCTGAAAGAAGAGCCAAGTGTGGCAGTAGAAACTTGTAATCAGCACTCaggggactgaggcaggaagatcactgagtttaaggctagctttGAATACCTACTGAGATCTTGTCTTAACAAAAAGAGGGAGTTGggtggtcatggtggcacatacttttaatcataACACTCAAGCTAACCTGGTCTaatactgagttctaggccagccatggTACATAgacagaccctatctcaaaaccatGAAGAAGTGGAAGGCAGATGTGGctcgtctttaatcccagcagttggaaaGCAGTGACAGGTGACTTTCTAGAAATTCAACACCAGCCTGCTTCACATaacttccaggccagctaggggtACATGGTGAGACCTGtgctcaaaaaccaaacaagagaaCAAAggccaaaatcagaaaaagaattcacagataggctggagagatggctcagcagttaagagcatgtactgttctTAGAGAACCTTGAATTTGGTTCTTAGTACCCACATAATCACTTTATAATTATaggtaattccagttccagggaatctagtGCCTCTATGGCCTCTTCAgacatcaggcacacacatgatgaaAGAAAGATGTAGCAGAATCAGCTGGGTGCAGTGGCCATGTCTGTCATTCCAGCATTCAAGAGAATGACAAAGGAGGATCTTTGACTTGCTAGGTTCTATAGAAAGgacagagttttatttatttaactaggCATGGATTTATTGAAGAAAATGCAGCTCAAAAGCAATACTCAAATTGTCCAAGAGTTAAGAAGTGTAAAAACAGTGTGTTTTGCCTTTTATGCCCTTCCCATCACTCTGAAGTCCGGccatggtggtgcaagccttaatcccagcactcaggaagtagagccCAGTAAATCTCTGCGATCAagaatagcctggtctacatagtgagttccaggacagccacagctatagAGAGAGCTctctataatctcaaaaacaacaaaaaattggtTTGGAAAACAGTAAAAGAGTTAACAGTGCCCTCTTTCTGTCGGTGGGAATCTAGGGAAGCCTTAGTATGCACTTTGTTACTGAGGTAGAAGTGTTAGGCTGGAAAGCAACCTAACCATGTCACTTAAAATATGCTTTGACCAATGATTCTGTTCAAAAAAATCTAGTTCAGAGAAATAGAAGCTGTATTTAGacatttctcctttaaaaaaaaaaaaaaacattatgagCTGCTCTTGTTTCCCAAGAACTGTAAACAAAATGCACACCcatttttaggtaaatgaatgatCCAAAGGTGTGACACCTGATGCCAGGGATTCTGGTTTGCTGGCCAGCTGAGGTTTGATTTGTTGTAAGGTGTGAGGTGAGGGATACACTGGAGCAGGAGGGCGGTTTTGTAAGACAAGCTAAAAAGGAGAGTTCTGTATTCGTTACTTGCTGTGTGTACCTGGGTTTTtgggattatttttattttgtatgtgtttattaTTCTGTggcagggtctcaagtagcctaggctggccttcagttcactatatagctcaggttggccttgaactagtGATTGTCCTGCTTCCATTTTtcaggtgctaggattatagatgtggGCTATCAGCTCTAGCTTCAGGCTCTGTTTGCATGTAAGTGGACTTTGTATTTTTACATAGGAGAGCACACTGGTTTATGGATATGCGTTACTGAAGGACTTGGGAAACagtgaggagaaaaaaacaatGCTTGagatcccctttcctcctttgtcCTTATGAGATAAGTAAGGTCTCACACTtggagcctaggctggcctcaaattaatGACAGTCTTTCTGCCTTGTCTGAGCCAAGCCCAGGTATGAAAACTTTTAAATGTGCAATTGTGAGTTTGTATAAGCATGAGGTTACTGACGTGTTAGTGGTGATTTAATTGAGTGGGTTcttagtgactttttaaaaatatttttatgttttccttataTTCATTCAGAAGAAAAAGTTAGACCTATATGGGTGAGAATCTGTCGTCAGTGGGGGAGAGTGGAAAGGCCTGAGGGGAAGCACTGTTCTCAGTTTAATCCTGATTTACCCACAGGAATAGCCATTGTTAGCAGAAGCTACTTCATCTAAGATATCTGTTGACAAGATAATGCTATTATTTTCCTGTTGAAGAATCTACTTACAGTGATATTTTCTGCTTTTGATTTAGAAAGTTCCCTTTTGTAAATCTTTCAGGCAAAAATAATGTGCTCCTCCATATGCAAATGCATTGGCTGCAAGAATTTCGAAGAAAGCCCAGAACGGAAGACACTGATGCACTTAGCAGATGCGGCTGAAGTAAGGGTCCAGCAGCAGACAGCAGCAAAGACCAAGCTATCCTCTCAAATCTCAGACCTGCTTACAAGGCCAACCCCAGCTCTGAACAGTGGAGGAGGAAAGTAAGTCAGCACCTCTTAACAACctcttttttgggggtggggggtggggggttcgagccagggtttctctgtgtagccctggctgtcctggaactcaactctgtagaccaggctggcctcgaactcagaaatccacctgcctctgcctcccaagtgctgggattaaaggcgtgcaccaccaccgcctggcttaacAACCTCTTTTTATCTGATGTTcagatattctttttttgtaagGTTTCTTTTTAAGGAGACAAAGTTAATTTCAAACTCTAAGCTGTTGCAAACTtgaattttccattttccttccatCTTACTTACTGTTTAAGTAACTTGAAGAGCAATAGAAAAACCACTGTCAGATTTCATGCTAGTCTACATGCACAAAAAATGTTTTAGTTTACTGTGGATGATTTAACTGGATTGCTCTCTGCTAAAGTGTGGTGAGTATGTAGGTTGAGACACTCTTAAGAAAGCCAGGGTTTTGTACTTCCCTCAGTGTTCCTTATTTCCTTGACTCTCTGGCCTGGTCTGTGTTCTTAGAACCCTTGTGTCCTGTCATTGGATGCCATCCCACTCCACTGTGGGAGCCTCATAGTTGAGCTTCACTAGACTGTTGAGCTCTAGAGGAGAGACTGGGCCTAAGTCAAGCGGCAGGCCAGGGGAGCTCCCTGCTGTTAGCTGCTCAGGGGCTGAAGCAGCAGCATTTGGAGTCCAGGCAGCCTGAGCAATGGAGCAAGACTccagctcaaaacaaaacaaaagaaaaaaagaaatagctgggcatggtggctcagacctttaatcccagcattcaggaggcagagacactgGCTTCCTGagttgagaacagcctggtctacaaagcaggttccaggacagttagggatatacagagaaatacTGTGTCAGAAaccccaataaataaattaatttattaattatgacaaagttaaataaataaaaataaaggtattatatataaggtatataaacacacaattaactgaaaagaatatatatttaaatgtttaaaataagtaATAGGAAAAGGACGAAACTAGGCAAGCCTGTGCTTCCTGTCTGAGTTCCTTCTTAGTCTGCAGGAAAGTGCTGTCTCTGAACTCAGCTCTGGTAGCTCAGAAATCCTTCAGGAAGCATTTCTGTTGCCAATATTTTTCAAGGACTGCTGTTACACAGTAATTTGGAATTAGATTCATATTAGGCAGTGTATTAGAGATTAATTTCAGAAGTTATTAAGAGAACAAACCTTGTAAATGATCTATTTACAGTTGTTCTCGATCGACCTGGGGGTTGAGACCCTGTGTGGGATCAAATGATCCTTTTGCAGGGCTCACCTAAGACCATCCTGcagatcagatatttacattatgattcatagcagtagaaaaaatatagttatgaaatagcaacaagaataattttatggctgaggtcgccacaacatgaggaactgtgttaaaggtcacagcattaggaaggttgagaatcactgatctaTTAAGTGCTTAAGTTGAAGAAAGG from Arvicanthis niloticus isolate mArvNil1 chromosome 27, mArvNil1.pat.X, whole genome shotgun sequence encodes the following:
- the Lin54 gene encoding protein lin-54 homolog isoform X2 — its product is MEVVPAEIAKKPRTPTSGPVITKLIFAKPINSKAVTGPTTQASPPVVTGRVLSQSTPGTPSKTITISESGVIGSTLNSTTQTPNKIAISPLKSPNKTVKSAVQTITVGGMSTSQFKTIIPLATAPNVQQIQVPGSKFHYVRLVTATTASSSAQPVSQNPSVNTQPLQQAKPVVVNTTPVRMSVPFVQAQAVKQVVPKPINSTSQIVTTSQPQQRLIMPATPLPQIQPNLTNLPPGTVLAPAPGTGNVGYAVLPAQYVTQLQQSSYVSIASSSNFTGTSGIQTQARLPFNGIIPSESASRPRKPCNCTKSLCLKLYCDCFANGEFCNNCNCTNCYNNLEHENERQKAIKACLDRNPEAFKPKIGKGKEGESDRRHSKGCNCKRSGCLKNYCECYEAKIMCSSICKCIGCKNFEESPERKTLMHLADAAEVRVQQQTAAKTKLSSQISDLLTRPTPALNSGGGKLPFTFVTKEVAEATCNCLLAQAEQADKKGKSKAAAERMVLEEFGRCLMSVINSAGKAKSDPCAMHC